In a genomic window of Streptomyces sp. BHT-5-2:
- a CDS encoding HAD-IIB family hydrolase, with translation MADETSQADTGVRPAHTHVKILVTDLDGTLLGGDEDERRRLRQALHQHPEITVVFATGRGLPSVRTLLDRDPLVPSPRWIIADVGASVVDATDMSHVDVLEAQLRAGWPGHDHVRTALSGHFPQLGYQEEVAQDGRCSYYLSPQHLTERLKSAVEELGCSWSYSEDRFFDVLPPQAGKGPAVQQLARKLQWPASRILVAGDSLNDLSMFRLGTHGVIVGNAEPGLSAQAPTNARVHRTSRHGASGVLAALERLGWLRTPSPVVIAYHRPPVQWSRGRWHRPLSPNGILPALTSALTDESAPASATVWAAALVHDRPASVPEPPAGLPMALLTVPFQRWAGYFHGACKETLWPALMSQPQLIRHTAPQWAAYEAFNEAFAQHISAHAQHGGTVWLHDYNLWLVPGILRSQRPDLRTGLFHHTPFPAPDTFRQLPVAEQLRDSLRKLDWVGFHTATAARNFQNLLSEDPDRADHYDRSEQADRADHLPRIGVHPLGIDRRAVAAIARSRPPHTPAPDDGSVLVLSVERLDYAKAPVQKICALAALLEQSPELRGRLRFRLICPPPEPGIHAYDTTRDALEAAIGRLNSRWGTEGWSPVDYRPQSLPFPEVVDHYLAADVFWVTSLADGMNLTAQEYIAAKSATGLAGTLVLSGQAGAAEHFGTAALLTDPHSPQDLVDTLRQALDMPPAQRQTHIARLAALLTTPSPADWARTIIAAIQQAGGPQQDALG, from the coding sequence ATGGCCGACGAAACGAGCCAGGCCGACACCGGTGTGCGGCCGGCGCACACGCACGTCAAGATCTTGGTGACCGACCTGGACGGCACCCTGCTCGGCGGTGACGAGGACGAGCGGCGACGGTTACGCCAGGCACTGCACCAACACCCGGAAATCACCGTCGTCTTCGCGACGGGACGCGGCCTGCCCTCCGTCCGGACGCTGCTGGATCGCGACCCCCTCGTCCCGTCACCACGGTGGATCATCGCGGACGTCGGGGCGAGCGTCGTCGACGCCACCGACATGAGCCACGTCGATGTCCTGGAAGCCCAGCTCCGGGCGGGCTGGCCGGGACACGACCACGTCCGCACGGCCCTGTCCGGTCACTTCCCACAGCTCGGCTACCAGGAGGAAGTGGCACAGGACGGCCGCTGCTCCTACTACCTGTCCCCGCAACACCTCACCGAGCGCCTCAAGTCAGCCGTCGAGGAACTGGGTTGCTCGTGGTCGTACTCCGAAGATCGCTTCTTCGACGTCCTGCCGCCCCAGGCAGGCAAGGGACCGGCCGTCCAGCAACTCGCCCGCAAACTCCAGTGGCCCGCATCCAGGATCCTCGTGGCCGGCGACTCGCTCAACGACCTGTCGATGTTCCGCCTCGGCACCCACGGAGTGATCGTCGGCAACGCCGAACCGGGCCTGTCCGCCCAAGCACCCACGAACGCCCGCGTCCACCGAACCTCCAGGCACGGAGCCTCCGGGGTCCTCGCCGCCCTGGAACGCCTGGGGTGGTTACGGACCCCCTCGCCGGTGGTCATCGCCTACCACCGCCCACCCGTGCAGTGGTCCCGCGGCCGGTGGCACCGCCCCCTGAGCCCCAACGGAATCCTGCCGGCCCTGACTTCCGCACTCACCGACGAAAGCGCCCCTGCCTCCGCTACGGTCTGGGCCGCCGCCCTTGTCCACGACCGCCCGGCCAGTGTCCCGGAACCTCCTGCCGGTCTCCCCATGGCGCTGCTGACGGTTCCGTTCCAACGGTGGGCGGGGTACTTCCACGGTGCCTGCAAGGAAACCCTGTGGCCTGCGCTGATGTCCCAGCCGCAGCTGATCCGGCACACGGCACCCCAGTGGGCCGCCTATGAGGCGTTCAACGAGGCCTTCGCCCAACACATCAGCGCGCACGCGCAACACGGCGGGACGGTCTGGCTGCACGACTACAACCTCTGGCTGGTCCCCGGCATCCTTCGATCCCAACGACCCGACCTGCGCACCGGCCTGTTCCACCACACGCCCTTCCCCGCCCCCGATACCTTCCGCCAGCTCCCCGTGGCCGAACAACTACGTGACTCCTTGAGAAAGTTGGACTGGGTCGGCTTCCACACAGCCACCGCCGCCCGCAACTTCCAGAACCTCCTCTCCGAAGACCCCGATCGCGCCGACCACTACGACCGCTCCGAGCAGGCGGACCGCGCCGACCACCTTCCGCGCATCGGCGTCCACCCCCTGGGAATCGACCGCCGGGCCGTCGCCGCCATAGCCCGCTCGCGCCCGCCGCACACTCCCGCTCCCGACGACGGCTCCGTGCTCGTCCTGTCCGTCGAACGCCTCGACTACGCCAAGGCCCCGGTCCAGAAGATCTGCGCCCTCGCCGCACTCCTCGAACAGTCTCCTGAGCTACGTGGGCGCCTCCGCTTCCGCCTGATCTGCCCACCGCCCGAACCGGGCATCCACGCCTACGACACCACACGCGACGCGCTCGAAGCGGCCATCGGCAGACTGAACTCCCGCTGGGGTACCGAAGGTTGGTCACCCGTCGACTACCGTCCCCAGTCCCTGCCCTTCCCCGAGGTCGTCGACCACTATCTGGCAGCCGACGTGTTCTGGGTGACGTCTCTCGCCGACGGTATGAACCTCACCGCCCAGGAATACATCGCCGCCAAGTCGGCCACCGGCCTCGCCGGCACCCTCGTCCTGTCCGGCCAGGCAGGAGCCGCCGAACACTTCGGCACGGCCGCACTCCTGACCGACCCACACAGTCCCCAGGACCTCGTCGACACCCTCCGCCAGGCCCTTGACATGCCCCCGGCCCAAAGACAGACCCACATCGCCCGCCTCGCCGCCCTCCTCACCACCCCGTCCCCCGCCGACTGGGCCCGGACCATCATCGCCGCCATACAGCAGGCAGGCGGCCCACAGCAGGACGCCCTCGGATAA